Proteins from one Chroococcidiopsis sp. CCMEE 29 genomic window:
- a CDS encoding TRAP transporter small permease subunit has translation MSLKSLTMRSLLKPSHIRALLKLSQAIDTVSDTAGRLSGWIVILTIAVGFYNVTVRYLGRLIGLKLSSNALIEVQWYLFSLMFFLGFAYILKQAANVRVDFLYASWSAKRRALVDFLGTVLFLIPFCVLGLWVSFNPVLQSWGLLPDGTWSSWEVSSDADGLPRAPIKTMLIVAFVTLLAQAISQAIKYLAILKGYTQVAQTLQEQANQLPLE, from the coding sequence ATGAGCTTAAAGTCCTTGACAATGCGTAGCCTTCTCAAGCCTTCCCATATTCGTGCTCTCCTCAAGCTCTCTCAAGCCATTGATACCGTCAGTGACACGGCCGGCAGATTAAGCGGTTGGATTGTCATTCTCACGATCGCGGTTGGGTTCTACAACGTCACTGTCCGTTATCTTGGACGGCTGATTGGACTCAAACTCTCCTCAAATGCGCTGATCGAAGTGCAATGGTATTTGTTTTCGTTAATGTTCTTTTTGGGATTTGCCTACATCCTAAAACAAGCCGCAAACGTCCGGGTTGATTTTCTGTATGCAAGCTGGAGCGCAAAACGACGCGCATTAGTCGATTTTTTGGGCACAGTCCTTTTCTTGATTCCCTTTTGTGTTTTAGGACTCTGGGTCAGTTTCAACCCAGTTTTGCAGTCGTGGGGACTACTGCCCGATGGAACGTGGAGCAGTTGGGAAGTGTCCTCAGATGCAGATGGCTTGCCACGAGCACCGATCAAAACAATGCTTATTGTTGCTTTTGTGACATTGCTGGCTCAAGCGATTTCGCAAGCGATTAAGTACCTAGCGATTTTGAAAGGATACACGCAGGTTGCCCAAACGCTGCAAGAACAGGCCAATCAGTTACCGCTTGAATAG
- a CDS encoding DUF3598 family protein — protein sequence MNNLDKNWNNLFGEYTTDETAWYGRWTVYSPTQEVLSTKQAVRSFRSNLDNTVITHINRYVDANGNVEEKIWQIDRATCNQPDGVVHPAMPFMRALSFGEGATAWIAPKFVPGKPFGGEFFFKDDKWRTSAVIVYGENGQIDRIVHIREQIGGFSDESVSDESSDDLGDWIGNQRTMTSDLSISPEEKIQLSFNQGGDSEALLRSPLALPKASAERKMILLPKGLVLMLPERVTINQPIQIAAAQRTAEHQLKYLAAHYTAVGAFTLLISATLQQKI from the coding sequence ATGAATAATCTAGACAAGAATTGGAATAACCTATTTGGTGAGTATACGACAGATGAGACTGCTTGGTATGGACGCTGGACAGTGTATTCTCCAACCCAAGAAGTGCTCAGCACTAAGCAAGCTGTCAGAAGTTTTCGATCAAATTTAGATAACACAGTGATTACTCATATCAACCGCTATGTTGATGCAAATGGAAATGTTGAGGAGAAAATCTGGCAAATCGATCGAGCAACCTGTAATCAGCCTGATGGAGTTGTTCATCCTGCAATGCCATTTATGAGGGCTTTATCGTTTGGTGAGGGTGCAACAGCTTGGATTGCGCCAAAATTTGTGCCGGGAAAACCTTTTGGAGGTGAATTCTTTTTCAAAGATGACAAGTGGCGAACGAGTGCTGTGATCGTATATGGAGAAAACGGTCAGATTGATCGAATCGTACACATCAGAGAACAGATAGGTGGTTTCTCTGATGAATCAGTTAGTGACGAATCCTCAGACGATTTGGGAGATTGGATTGGAAATCAACGCACCATGACTTCTGATTTGAGCATTTCACCTGAGGAGAAGATCCAACTGTCCTTCAATCAGGGGGGCGATAGCGAAGCGCTGCTGCGTTCGCCCTTGGCGTTGCCGAAGGCTAGCGCAGAGCGCAAAATGATTTTGCTTCCTAAAGGTTTAGTTTTAATGCTTCCCGAGCGAGTCACTATAAATCAACCGATTCAGATTGCTGCGGCTCAACGCACAGCGGAGCATCAATTGAAATATTTGGCGGCTCACTATACTGCCGTTGGTGCGTTTACGTTACTAATCTCTGCAACGTTGCAACAAAAAATCTAA
- a CDS encoding TRAP transporter large permease subunit has translation MGFEWLAIAMFVGFFFILMSGYPVAFSFAGTAIVFGLIGWLVGVFEPSRLLLLPNIWFGTMSNFTLLAIPFFVFLGAVLEKSGLAEELLETIGILLGPLRGGVALAVIFVGTVLAATTGVVAATVIIMGMLSLPVMLRYGYDKQLAAGVIIASGTLAQLIPPSLVLLVLSDQLGVSVGDLFLGALIPGLMLSAAYVLYVLVLAFVKPSMAPALPLETRQITGLALARRVFKVVIPPLVLIFAVLGSIFFGIATPTEAGAVGAVGACVLAAFNRKLNWTLIQSASHSTAVVTAVVLMILFCSSFFSVVFDALGGKTLITELLVNLPGGKIAFLIVSNIVIFILGVFLEFIEICFIAMPLIVPAAQQLGIDMVWFGVVMAINLQTAFISPPVGFSLFYLQSVAPKAVRTIDIHKSAVPFMALQVAVLLLVMVFPQTVRWLVELSAQPVLSK, from the coding sequence ATGGGCTTTGAATGGTTGGCGATCGCCATGTTCGTTGGCTTCTTTTTCATCCTGATGAGTGGCTATCCGGTGGCGTTTTCCTTTGCGGGAACAGCGATCGTATTTGGGTTGATCGGCTGGCTGGTGGGCGTGTTCGAGCCGAGTCGGCTGTTGCTATTACCCAACATCTGGTTTGGCACCATGTCCAACTTCACGCTGTTGGCAATTCCCTTTTTTGTCTTTTTGGGTGCCGTGTTGGAAAAATCGGGACTGGCAGAAGAACTGTTGGAAACCATCGGGATTTTGCTCGGTCCGTTGCGCGGTGGAGTTGCACTGGCAGTGATTTTTGTCGGCACAGTGTTAGCGGCGACGACAGGCGTTGTTGCGGCGACGGTGATCATTATGGGAATGCTATCGCTGCCTGTGATGTTGCGTTACGGCTATGACAAGCAACTAGCAGCAGGCGTAATCATCGCGTCGGGAACTTTAGCTCAATTGATTCCTCCCAGTCTAGTGCTGCTGGTGTTAAGCGATCAGTTAGGAGTGTCGGTAGGGGATCTATTTTTGGGGGCGTTGATTCCAGGACTGATGCTATCAGCAGCTTATGTCTTGTATGTTTTAGTTCTGGCGTTTGTCAAACCGAGTATGGCTCCTGCCTTGCCATTGGAAACTCGGCAAATCACTGGGCTAGCACTGGCGCGGCGCGTGTTCAAAGTCGTCATTCCTCCCTTAGTGCTCATTTTTGCTGTGCTAGGCAGTATTTTCTTTGGCATTGCGACACCTACCGAAGCAGGTGCAGTCGGGGCTGTAGGCGCTTGTGTGCTAGCGGCATTCAATCGAAAACTAAACTGGACACTGATTCAATCGGCGAGTCATTCAACAGCAGTCGTGACAGCGGTTGTGTTAATGATTTTGTTTTGCTCGTCGTTTTTCAGCGTTGTTTTTGATGCGTTGGGAGGCAAAACCTTAATCACAGAACTGTTAGTGAATTTGCCAGGTGGCAAAATTGCTTTTCTGATTGTCAGTAATATTGTGATTTTTATTCTAGGCGTGTTTCTAGAATTTATCGAAATTTGTTTTATCGCAATGCCTCTTATCGTACCCGCCGCGCAACAGCTAGGAATTGATATGGTGTGGTTTGGGGTTGTGATGGCGATTAATCTACAAACTGCCTTTATCTCGCCCCCCGTTGGATTTTCTCTGTTCTATTTGCAGAGTGTTGCTCCTAAAGCAGTGCGGACGATTGATATTCACAAAAGCGCGGTTCCTTTTATGGCGCTGCAAGTTGCAGTATTGCTGTTGGTGATGGTGTTTCCTCAAACGGTACGCTGGTTAGTTGAGCTTTCGGCGCAGCCTGTTTTATCTAAATAA
- a CDS encoding glycoside hydrolase family 32 protein: MKVPTVSVLYATVALLIFPAPARSAIEKVVGGGSIHQGETRRITVIGDGMDFATSVASSDARIGVRLLSKKGLAQGRAKGQIVLEVAVPVDIPKNQDFNLTVKIAPNLYYSTGGSETVRLNVQEYPNSSWRPLFHFAPSWGWMNDPNGLVYVNGTYHLYYQAIPFSRDHNGQQINWGHAVSKDLVHWSGRRDAMFSPSMDLLPSSDDQNQVWSPFSGSAVTVSGEAARQFPCVCSNLCVASIFTKNTPAIALQDQWLAASCNGGESFKAPESVLPNVTPPKPDFRDPKVFSYKGRWIMVLAVGDKAELYESANLRQWKLLSSVEIYSSLTTNGPFVETPDLIELPVSNSRTNETKWVLTYSEGFLPPVLCQGLRDSTGMPLTDPKPKQECERSRKFTSRSFYIVGEFDGKQFKPESQPRPLDFGSDFFAPQTWSNTPGRRILAGWQNNWHYAHQVPTTPWRGQLSIPRDLGLMRDDGTYWLTQTPVPELAVLRNSALGRVTRLRDKPLTNRTPMELQNFRSTAFDADLVIDVAGLSKVNSEIKIHLRSGNTGQGMVLAWRRTGSDKGELSLTRSASEAGGATSELIKPESGFIGQWVSASLPLAAPTMQGLSSGFRKAQPNERSYITRVPVVARGTNNSILKLRILVDRSSVEVFAGDGRAVLSSLFFPNPSNKEFKIYATGGNAKIVSLVIYPFSDY, encoded by the coding sequence ATGAAGGTGCCTACTGTTTCTGTACTTTATGCAACCGTGGCTTTGTTGATTTTTCCCGCTCCTGCTCGGTCTGCGATCGAAAAGGTTGTTGGCGGGGGGAGTATTCATCAGGGTGAAACACGCCGTATCACTGTGATAGGAGATGGGATGGATTTTGCGACTTCGGTCGCTTCCTCAGATGCGCGAATTGGTGTCAGGTTGCTTAGTAAGAAAGGACTTGCACAGGGTAGAGCAAAAGGGCAGATTGTACTGGAAGTTGCTGTTCCTGTCGATATCCCTAAAAATCAAGATTTTAACCTGACGGTCAAAATAGCTCCAAACCTTTATTACTCTACGGGAGGTTCTGAAACAGTTCGCTTGAATGTGCAGGAGTATCCCAACAGTTCTTGGAGACCTTTGTTTCATTTTGCCCCCTCATGGGGATGGATGAATGATCCAAACGGTCTTGTCTACGTCAACGGAACGTATCATCTCTATTATCAGGCAATTCCGTTCTCTCGGGATCACAATGGTCAACAAATAAACTGGGGACATGCGGTTAGCAAAGATCTGGTTCATTGGTCTGGGCGCAGAGACGCGATGTTCAGTCCGTCAATGGATCTCCTTCCCAGTAGCGACGATCAAAATCAGGTCTGGTCTCCCTTCTCGGGGTCGGCGGTAACCGTTAGTGGTGAGGCAGCAAGACAGTTCCCCTGCGTCTGCTCAAACCTTTGTGTTGCTTCGATATTCACGAAGAATACTCCTGCGATCGCACTCCAAGACCAGTGGCTTGCTGCTAGCTGCAATGGAGGCGAATCCTTTAAAGCACCAGAGAGTGTGCTGCCTAACGTGACACCGCCTAAGCCAGATTTTCGAGATCCGAAGGTATTTTCCTATAAGGGGCGCTGGATTATGGTATTAGCGGTTGGAGATAAAGCCGAACTTTACGAGTCTGCAAATCTGAGACAATGGAAGCTCCTGTCCTCTGTTGAGATCTACAGCAGCCTCACTACTAATGGTCCTTTCGTCGAAACCCCAGATTTGATTGAGTTACCAGTCAGCAATTCGAGGACGAACGAGACGAAGTGGGTACTGACCTACAGCGAAGGGTTCCTTCCGCCAGTGTTATGTCAGGGTCTTCGAGACAGTACCGGAATGCCGCTCACTGACCCCAAACCCAAACAGGAATGTGAAAGGTCACGAAAGTTTACGTCACGTAGCTTCTACATAGTCGGCGAATTTGATGGTAAGCAGTTCAAGCCAGAGTCACAGCCTCGACCTTTAGATTTTGGGTCAGATTTTTTTGCGCCTCAAACCTGGTCTAACACTCCAGGACGACGAATCCTTGCTGGCTGGCAAAACAATTGGCATTACGCCCACCAAGTTCCAACAACGCCGTGGCGAGGGCAATTGAGCATTCCGCGAGACTTGGGTTTGATGAGAGATGATGGCACCTATTGGCTGACTCAAACTCCGGTTCCAGAACTAGCGGTTCTGAGAAATTCTGCACTTGGGCGTGTGACTCGGCTGCGGGATAAACCTCTGACCAACAGGACACCAATGGAGCTTCAGAATTTTCGTTCCACTGCATTCGATGCTGACCTGGTGATTGATGTGGCGGGTTTGTCCAAAGTGAACTCTGAAATCAAAATTCATCTGCGATCGGGTAATACAGGTCAAGGAATGGTATTGGCATGGCGACGGACTGGTTCCGACAAGGGAGAGCTATCACTAACGCGCTCTGCTTCTGAAGCTGGTGGAGCGACTTCAGAATTAATCAAACCAGAGTCTGGGTTTATTGGTCAATGGGTGTCTGCTTCTCTTCCGCTTGCAGCGCCAACCATGCAGGGACTCAGCTCGGGCTTCAGGAAGGCCCAACCCAATGAAAGATCGTATATAACTCGGGTGCCTGTTGTAGCACGTGGCACGAATAATAGTATCTTAAAACTTCGGATTCTCGTGGATCGAAGTTCGGTAGAAGTGTTTGCAGGCGATGGACGAGCAGTGTTAAGCAGTTTATTCTTTCCTAATCCATCCAATAAAGAGTTCAAGATTTATGCAACAGGGGGAAATGCAAAGATAGTGAGCTTAGTTATATACCCGTTCAGTGATTACTGA
- a CDS encoding leucine-rich repeat domain-containing protein, translating into MVIRWSVLSLIPPSYLVDNRLQSLPSEIGQLTNLALLNLDSNQLSALPEEIGQLSNLKSLHLGSNQLSALPPEIGQLTNLDSLNLDSNQLSVLPPEIGQLTYLQWLNLGSNQLSALPEGIGQLTNLQWLDLGSNQLSALPDEFG; encoded by the coding sequence GTGGTTATACGGTGGAGCGTTTTAAGTTTAATTCCACCTAGCTACTTAGTTGACAATCGCCTACAAAGTCTGCCATCGGAAATTGGACAACTCACCAACCTGGCATTGCTCAACCTGGACAGTAATCAACTGAGTGCTCTACCCGAAGAAATTGGACAACTCTCCAACCTGAAATCGCTCCACCTGGGCAGCAATCAACTGAGTGCTCTACCACCGGAAATTGGACAACTCACCAACCTGGACTCGCTCAACCTGGATAGTAATCAACTGAGTGTTCTACCACCGGAAATTGGACAACTCACCTACCTGCAATGGCTCAACCTAGGCAGTAATCAACTGAGTGCTCTACCCGAGGGAATTGGACAACTCACCAACCTGCAATGGCTCGACCTAGGCAGTAATCAACTGAGTGCTCTACCCGACGAATTTGGATAA
- a CDS encoding SDR family NAD(P)-dependent oxidoreductase: MKQFTDKVVLITGGNSGIGKATALAFAELGAKVAIAGRRIKEGEETVNLIKKAGSSSIFIPTDITQEIEVKNLTSQTVKTFGRLDYAFNNAGTPGILDINMDESEENWNQIINTNLKEVWLCMKYQIPEMRKNGGGAIVNNASIRGLIAANLTNEQKNKSQHNIHFYCTSKHAVLGLTKSLAVQYAKDGIRINAVCPGTNK, from the coding sequence ATGAAGCAATTTACTGATAAAGTTGTTCTGATTACAGGAGGTAATTCTGGTATTGGCAAAGCTACAGCATTAGCTTTTGCTGAGTTAGGGGCAAAAGTAGCGATCGCTGGCAGGAGAATTAAAGAAGGTGAAGAGACTGTTAATTTAATTAAAAAAGCAGGTAGTTCAAGTATTTTTATCCCTACAGATATTACTCAAGAAATAGAAGTTAAAAATTTAACAAGCCAAACAGTTAAAACTTTTGGTCGTTTAGATTATGCATTTAATAATGCTGGAACTCCTGGAATTCTAGACATCAATATGGATGAATCGGAAGAGAATTGGAATCAAATTATTAATACTAATTTGAAAGAAGTTTGGCTATGTATGAAATATCAAATTCCGGAAATGCGTAAAAATGGTGGTGGTGCCATTGTGAATAATGCTTCTATTAGAGGATTAATTGCTGCTAATTTAACTAATGAGCAAAAAAATAAATCACAACATAATATTCATTTTTATTGTACTAGCAAACATGCAGTTTTAGGGCTTACTAAATCTTTAGCTGTTCAATATGCTAAGGATGGTATTAGAATTAATGCTGTTTGCCCAGGAACTAATAAGTAG
- a CDS encoding alcohol dehydrogenase catalytic domain-containing protein: protein MVLSDIAKLELREVPRPVVQEYEVLVRVSAVGLCGTDFHIFSGQLQLQP, encoded by the coding sequence ATGGTATTAAGCGACATCGCTAAGCTAGAGTTGCGTGAAGTGCCGCGCCCTGTGGTGCAGGAATATGAGGTTTTGGTACGTGTGTCAGCAGTAGGATTGTGTGGCACAGACTTTCACATCTTTTCTGGGCAACTCCAACTACAACCTTGA
- a CDS encoding alcohol dehydrogenase catalytic domain-containing protein, with translation MAQTFTSFLGNSNYNLDRRGKVIPLVEQPQILGHELVGIVEEVGSLVKDLHIGNRVVIDQVLNCVSRRRQPKCEYCASSDSHQCQFYSEHGITGLPGGLAEYIAVPAVNVIPINSDLETIAAALTEPLGCISHALDRVTRSRTRYVINAEDIDKRVRSILIFGAGPAGLLFIQYLYKVLNYDGLILVSEPNKRKRELASCFGAEVIDPQVVDLAEVVQEKTNGRRVEFLIDACGAGSVFRNIHVLIRRQATVLLYGLGHAGVDLSVLNNLQFMEPTLVAALGASGGFRSDGRPCTYERALGLLAAKQIEVTSWITHCYQSLEAVPQAFTSDHLEPDYIKGVVVL, from the coding sequence GTGGCACAGACTTTCACATCTTTTCTGGGCAACTCCAACTACAACCTTGATCGGCGAGGAAAGGTTATTCCACTGGTAGAGCAGCCGCAGATTCTAGGTCACGAACTTGTTGGTATCGTTGAAGAAGTAGGGAGCCTAGTTAAAGATTTGCATATAGGCAATCGCGTCGTTATCGATCAGGTGTTGAACTGTGTTAGCCGACGGCGACAACCGAAGTGTGAATACTGTGCCAGTAGCGACTCCCATCAATGTCAGTTTTACTCCGAACATGGTATCACTGGTTTACCGGGAGGACTCGCGGAATATATAGCGGTTCCTGCTGTAAATGTCATACCCATTAATTCTGACTTGGAAACTATCGCGGCTGCTCTCACAGAACCCCTTGGTTGTATCAGCCACGCCTTAGATAGGGTGACACGCTCTCGCACCCGTTATGTAATTAATGCTGAAGATATCGATAAACGCGTGCGATCAATTCTGATTTTTGGTGCTGGTCCAGCGGGGCTATTATTCATTCAATATCTGTACAAAGTCCTAAACTATGATGGCTTGATTCTAGTCAGCGAACCGAATAAGCGAAAGCGGGAATTAGCCTCTTGCTTTGGTGCAGAGGTAATTGATCCCCAAGTAGTTGATTTAGCCGAAGTTGTGCAGGAAAAGACTAATGGACGGCGAGTAGAGTTTTTAATTGATGCTTGTGGTGCTGGTTCCGTCTTCAGAAATATTCATGTCTTAATCCGCAGACAGGCTACAGTTCTACTCTACGGGTTGGGTCATGCAGGTGTAGATTTGAGCGTACTGAATAACTTACAATTCATGGAACCAACGCTGGTTGCTGCCCTTGGCGCATCAGGAGGGTTCCGCAGCGACGGACGCCCATGTACCTACGAGAGAGCACTTGGCTTGCTGGCAGCCAAGCAGATCGAGGTAACTTCGTGGATTACCCATTGTTACCAGTCCCTGGAAGCTGTGCCTCAAGCCTTTACTAGCGATCACCTAGAACCCGACTATATCAAAGGTGTAGTAGTGCTATAG
- a CDS encoding class I SAM-dependent methyltransferase encodes MVDITQLESSENYAPQPNDLFNNQWKLYQKVLSNNYIKHREFYGILHEFLVSYFQNPFSLLDLGCGDASYTAQALLNTTIASYKGIDLSEPALKIARDNMELIGCDKLFIQGDFLELVIELVKERKDSFNVILASFALHHLTLEQKDYIIGQFIHLLKANGVFLLIDTVRREGEQREAYIKRYLDGVYKDWSLLTPPEVFAVADHISSSDFPETQETLDLIAQKHGFIRSETLYSDPLDTAKLLCFYA; translated from the coding sequence ATGGTAGATATAACCCAGCTAGAAAGTAGTGAAAATTACGCCCCTCAGCCTAATGATTTATTCAACAATCAGTGGAAACTTTATCAAAAAGTTCTGAGCAATAATTACATAAAACACCGTGAATTTTACGGCATTCTGCATGAATTTCTAGTCAGCTACTTTCAAAATCCTTTTTCCCTTCTTGACCTTGGCTGCGGGGACGCTAGCTACACGGCTCAGGCTTTATTAAATACTACTATTGCTTCCTACAAGGGGATTGACCTCTCTGAACCAGCTCTAAAAATTGCTCGTGACAACATGGAGCTTATTGGCTGTGACAAGTTATTTATCCAGGGAGATTTCTTGGAGTTAGTTATTGAATTGGTAAAAGAACGAAAGGATAGCTTCAATGTCATCCTAGCTTCTTTTGCTCTCCATCATTTGACCCTCGAGCAAAAGGACTACATCATTGGGCAGTTTATCCATCTCCTAAAAGCTAACGGTGTTTTTCTTCTTATCGATACTGTTCGCCGCGAAGGAGAGCAGAGAGAAGCTTACATCAAACGCTACCTAGATGGCGTGTATAAAGACTGGTCTTTACTGACGCCGCCAGAAGTTTTTGCAGTCGCAGATCATATCTCTTCCAGTGATTTTCCCGAGACGCAGGAAACCTTAGATTTAATTGCTCAAAAACATGGTTTTATTCGGTCTGAAACTCTCTATTCAGACCCGCTCGACACGGCAAAATTATTGTGCTTTTACGCCTAG
- a CDS encoding TRAP transporter substrate-binding protein, with translation MKRKKFLQTAIASASTGAALAACRSTAGASRSNVTYLPTLNWQMATSWPVALDTIFGGAKTFADRVAALTGGKFKITPRAAGELAPPLEVLNVVSQGAVPCGHTAAYYYVGKSPATAFGAALPFGLNAQQQNAWLYEGGGLQKLQDLYARKFSVIQFPAGNTGTQMGGWFRKEISKVSDLQGLKMRIPGLGGQVMGKLGVTVQTLAGGEIFQALQTGALDAAEWVGPYDDEKLGLQKVARYYYYPGWWEPGPTLEVQINLNEWKKLPVEYQEAIQTAAFEANTIMLARYDARNNEALERLLQGGVQLRSYSNEILAAAEKASFELFNEFAAKDADFKSIFAGWKQFRDRVFAWNNINEGSLARYSYSKLKS, from the coding sequence ATGAAACGTAAAAAATTTTTGCAAACCGCGATCGCTAGTGCCAGCACAGGTGCAGCCTTAGCTGCTTGTCGATCAACGGCGGGTGCATCCCGATCGAATGTAACTTACTTGCCCACTCTCAACTGGCAGATGGCGACAAGTTGGCCCGTGGCTCTCGACACTATCTTCGGTGGAGCTAAAACATTTGCCGATCGCGTCGCTGCACTCACAGGCGGTAAGTTTAAGATTACACCGCGCGCTGCGGGTGAATTAGCACCGCCACTGGAAGTGCTGAATGTGGTTTCCCAGGGTGCCGTCCCTTGCGGTCATACGGCTGCTTATTACTATGTCGGTAAAAGCCCAGCGACTGCGTTTGGTGCAGCTTTGCCCTTTGGCTTGAACGCTCAACAACAGAACGCTTGGCTATATGAAGGCGGTGGATTGCAAAAGCTGCAAGATCTGTATGCTCGCAAGTTTAGCGTGATTCAGTTTCCCGCAGGTAACACGGGAACACAGATGGGCGGTTGGTTTCGCAAAGAAATCTCGAAAGTGAGCGACTTGCAAGGATTGAAGATGCGTATTCCTGGACTAGGCGGGCAAGTCATGGGCAAACTCGGCGTGACTGTGCAGACCCTAGCAGGTGGCGAGATTTTCCAAGCACTGCAAACTGGAGCGCTCGATGCTGCAGAGTGGGTTGGTCCTTATGACGACGAAAAGTTAGGACTGCAAAAAGTCGCCAGATACTATTACTATCCTGGCTGGTGGGAACCGGGACCTACGCTAGAGGTACAAATCAATTTGAATGAGTGGAAGAAGTTGCCCGTTGAATATCAAGAAGCGATTCAAACCGCAGCCTTTGAAGCCAACACGATCATGTTAGCCCGCTATGATGCTCGCAATAACGAAGCACTTGAGCGACTCCTGCAAGGCGGTGTGCAATTAAGATCGTATAGCAATGAGATTTTGGCGGCAGCAGAAAAAGCATCGTTTGAGTTGTTTAATGAATTTGCTGCCAAAGATGCTGACTTTAAGAGTATTTTTGCAGGCTGGAAACAGTTCCGCGATCGCGTCTTTGCCTGGAACAACATTAATGAAGGCAGTTTGGCCCGCTACAGCTATAGCAAACTCAAATCGTGA
- a CDS encoding alpha/beta hydrolase, translated as MLHSEVLNHINTHRLILNLPQIQLSYLEWNQGQEPLLLLHGLADCGMVWVSLAELLCDRYHILAPDLRGHGDSSKPEQGYSYADIIADLEGLMDRVGWTSAHVVAHSWSAKVTAIWAQQQPQRFRSLVLVDPFFLSTMPSWMKLTFPLLYRVLPFLKTMGPFASYEQAQQQARQLKQYRGWSTLQQAVFQAAMEQKPDGRWGSKFVVQARDEIFEDVMRVAGLTQPVEVATLFLQPQEGLNRTAWQLLPYRTYLKNLQIQQIPGNHWCFLVEPVAFNSSVAAFLERQCSL; from the coding sequence ATGCTCCACTCAGAAGTACTAAATCACATTAATACACATCGTCTAATTCTCAACTTACCTCAAATCCAACTTTCATACTTGGAGTGGAACCAGGGACAAGAGCCGCTACTGTTGCTGCATGGTTTAGCAGATTGTGGTATGGTCTGGGTAAGCTTGGCAGAATTATTGTGCGATCGCTACCACATTCTTGCCCCCGATCTGCGCGGACACGGAGACAGCAGCAAACCTGAGCAAGGCTACAGCTATGCAGATATCATTGCAGACTTAGAAGGTTTAATGGATCGTGTCGGGTGGACCTCAGCTCATGTAGTAGCTCATTCTTGGTCTGCCAAAGTCACAGCAATTTGGGCGCAACAACAACCGCAACGCTTTCGCAGTCTCGTGCTGGTCGATCCGTTTTTTCTCAGCACAATGCCTAGTTGGATGAAGCTGACTTTTCCGCTACTCTATCGAGTGCTGCCATTCCTTAAAACAATGGGACCATTTGCCAGCTACGAACAAGCTCAACAACAGGCGCGTCAGCTCAAACAATATCGGGGATGGAGTACTTTGCAGCAAGCGGTGTTTCAAGCTGCAATGGAGCAAAAGCCAGATGGCAGGTGGGGTAGTAAATTTGTCGTACAAGCGCGGGATGAGATATTTGAGGATGTGATGCGAGTTGCAGGGTTGACTCAACCAGTAGAGGTTGCGACTCTATTCCTCCAACCACAAGAGGGACTGAACCGCACAGCATGGCAATTGCTACCTTATCGCACTTATTTAAAAAACTTGCAGATTCAGCAAATTCCTGGCAATCACTGGTGTTTTTTAGTAGAACCCGTAGCGTTTAACTCTTCTGTAGCAGCATTTTTAGAGAGGCAATGCAGCTTATAG